Proteins from a single region of Lelliottia sp. JS-SCA-14:
- the paaG gene encoding 2-(1,2-epoxy-1,2-dihydrophenyl)acetyl-CoA isomerase PaaG: MVEFILSHVEQGVMTITLNRPERLNSFNDVMHQQLAECLKQAERDDTIRCLLITGAGRGFCAGQDLNDRNVDPNGPAPDLGYSVETFYNPLVRRLAKLPKPVIAAVNGVAAGAGATLALGCDMVIAARSVNFMMAFSKLGLVPDCGGTWLLPRVAGRARAMGLALLGDKLSAEQAHAWGMIWQVVDGEELSATAQKLATHFASQPTFGLGLIKQAMNAAETNTLDEQLDLERDYQRMAGRSDDYREGVSAFLAKRTPNFTGK; the protein is encoded by the coding sequence ATTGTGGAATTTATTCTGAGTCATGTTGAGCAGGGCGTGATGACCATTACCCTGAACCGCCCGGAGCGTCTGAACAGCTTTAACGATGTGATGCACCAGCAGCTTGCCGAATGCCTGAAACAGGCTGAGCGGGACGACACCATCCGCTGTCTGCTGATCACCGGGGCCGGGCGCGGGTTCTGCGCCGGGCAGGATCTGAACGACCGTAACGTTGACCCGAACGGCCCTGCGCCGGATCTGGGCTACTCCGTGGAAACCTTCTACAACCCGCTGGTGCGTCGTCTGGCGAAACTACCGAAACCGGTGATTGCCGCCGTCAACGGCGTGGCCGCCGGAGCCGGCGCGACGCTGGCGCTGGGCTGCGACATGGTGATCGCCGCCCGTTCGGTGAACTTTATGATGGCCTTTAGCAAGCTGGGTCTGGTGCCTGACTGCGGCGGCACCTGGCTGCTGCCGCGCGTCGCCGGACGGGCGCGGGCGATGGGGCTGGCGCTGCTCGGCGATAAACTCAGCGCCGAACAGGCCCACGCCTGGGGGATGATCTGGCAGGTGGTCGATGGCGAAGAGCTCTCCGCCACGGCGCAGAAACTGGCGACCCATTTTGCCTCTCAGCCGACCTTTGGTCTGGGTCTGATTAAGCAGGCGATGAACGCCGCTGAAACCAATACGCTGGACGAGCAGCTCGATCTGGAGCGCGATTACCAGCGCATGGCCGGTCGCAGCGACGACTACCGCGAGGGCGTCAGCGCGTTCCTCGCCAAACGCACGCCGAACTTCACGGGGAAATAA
- the paaH gene encoding 3-hydroxyacyl-CoA dehydrogenase PaaH — MTMRIHTVAVIGSGTMGAGIAEVAASSGHQVLVYDIAADVVARAIDGIRSRLDSRVARGKLTAEACEKIVARLLPVNDIHALAAADLVIEAASERLEVKKALFKQLGEICPPQTLLTSNTSSISITAVAADVRHPERVAGLHFFNPAPVMKLVEVVSGLATSTEVADLLCELAVNWGKQPVRCQSTPGFIVNRVARPFYSEAWRALEENVAPAQDIDAALREGGGFPMGPLELTDLIGQDVNFAVTCSVFNAFWQERRFLPSLVQQELVLGGRFGKKTGQGVYDWHRERPAAQWLAAVGATFSPVIANKRSDGVTELDDVLLVETTGETAQSLALRHNRPVVVVDRMDGDAVVIAAAAGNPHSATQKAIYHLQQQGKRVLQISDYPGLLLWRTVAMIINEALDALQKGVASEQDIDTAMRLGVNYPVGPIAWGERLGWQRLLILLENLQRHYGEERYRPCSLLRQRALLESSYES, encoded by the coding sequence ATGACGATGAGAATTCACACCGTCGCAGTGATCGGCAGCGGCACCATGGGGGCCGGGATCGCCGAAGTGGCCGCCAGCAGCGGGCATCAGGTGCTGGTGTACGACATCGCCGCTGACGTGGTGGCCCGCGCCATCGACGGTATTCGCTCGCGACTGGACTCCCGCGTGGCGCGCGGAAAACTGACCGCCGAGGCCTGCGAGAAAATCGTCGCGCGTCTGCTCCCGGTCAACGATATTCATGCTCTCGCCGCCGCCGATCTGGTGATTGAAGCGGCCTCCGAGCGCCTTGAAGTCAAAAAAGCGCTGTTCAAACAGCTGGGCGAGATCTGCCCGCCGCAGACTTTACTTACCAGCAACACCTCGTCGATTTCGATCACCGCGGTGGCGGCCGACGTGCGCCATCCGGAGCGCGTCGCCGGGCTGCATTTCTTCAACCCGGCGCCGGTAATGAAACTGGTGGAAGTGGTGAGCGGACTGGCGACCTCCACGGAAGTGGCGGATCTGCTGTGCGAGCTGGCGGTGAACTGGGGCAAACAGCCGGTGCGCTGCCAGTCCACGCCAGGGTTTATCGTCAACCGCGTCGCGCGTCCGTTCTACTCCGAAGCCTGGCGCGCGCTGGAAGAGAACGTCGCCCCGGCGCAGGACATCGACGCCGCGCTGCGCGAAGGCGGCGGTTTCCCGATGGGGCCGCTGGAACTGACGGATCTGATCGGTCAGGACGTCAACTTTGCCGTGACCTGTTCCGTCTTTAACGCCTTCTGGCAGGAGCGCCGTTTTCTGCCGTCGCTGGTCCAGCAGGAGCTGGTGCTCGGCGGTCGTTTCGGCAAAAAAACCGGGCAGGGGGTGTACGACTGGCACAGGGAACGTCCTGCCGCCCAGTGGCTTGCAGCCGTTGGCGCGACCTTTAGCCCGGTTATCGCGAATAAGAGAAGTGACGGTGTCACTGAATTAGATGATGTCTTGCTGGTAGAAACCACCGGTGAAACGGCGCAAAGCCTCGCTCTGCGCCATAACCGCCCGGTAGTGGTGGTCGACCGCATGGACGGCGACGCGGTGGTGATCGCCGCTGCGGCCGGTAATCCACACTCCGCCACCCAAAAAGCGATTTATCACCTGCAGCAGCAGGGAAAACGCGTCCTGCAGATCAGCGATTATCCCGGCCTGCTTCTCTGGCGAACCGTGGCGATGATCATCAACGAAGCGCTGGATGCCCTGCAAAAAGGGGTCGCCAGCGAACAGGATATCGACACCGCCATGCGCCTCGGCGTGAACTACCCGGTTGGGCCGATCGCCTGGGGTGAACGCCTCGGCTGGCAGCGCCTGCTGATCCTGCTGGAAAACCTGCAACGTCACTACGGCGAAGAACGTTATCGCCCCTGTTCCCTGCTGCGCCAGCGTGCGCTTCTGGAGAGTAGCTATGAGTCATAA
- the paaI gene encoding hydroxyphenylacetyl-CoA thioesterase PaaI, protein MSHNAWHNARTMYENDACAQALGIDIVEMDEGYAVVTMTITPQMLNGHKTCHGGQLFSLADTAFAYACNSQGLAAVASACTIDFLRPGFAGDKLTASARVKHQGKLTGVYDIEITNQQQKTVALFRGKSHRIGGSVTGEA, encoded by the coding sequence ATGAGTCATAACGCCTGGCACAACGCCCGCACCATGTATGAAAACGACGCCTGCGCCCAGGCGCTGGGCATCGACATCGTCGAGATGGACGAGGGTTACGCAGTGGTGACGATGACCATCACCCCGCAGATGCTCAACGGCCATAAAACCTGCCACGGCGGACAGCTGTTTTCCCTGGCCGATACGGCGTTTGCCTACGCCTGCAACAGCCAGGGGTTGGCGGCGGTGGCCTCGGCCTGCACCATTGATTTTCTGCGTCCTGGCTTTGCCGGAGACAAGCTTACGGCCAGCGCCAGGGTAAAACACCAGGGCAAACTGACCGGCGTGTACGACATCGAAATAACTAACCAACAACAAAAAACAGTCGCCTTGTTCCGCGGTAAATCGCACCGCATTGGCGGCAGTGTGACAGGAGAAGCCTGA
- the pcaF gene encoding 3-oxoadipyl-CoA thiolase — translation MRDAFICDGVRTPVGRYGGALSGVRADDLAAVPLRALLARYPQLDAERIDDVIFGCANQAGEDNRNVARMAALLAGFPQTVSGTTINRLCGSGLDAVGFAARAIKAGDADLLIAGGVESMSRAPFVMGKATTPFQRQAEMFDTTIGWRFVNPLMHQQYGTDSMPETAENVAELLNISRADQDAFALRSQQRTAIAQQNGVLAQEIVPVSVVGKKGAITEVLIDEHPRADTTLEQLSALKTPFRKNGVVTAGNASGVNDGAAALIIASREMAEQQGLTPRARIVAMASAGVEPRLMGLGPVPATRKVLERAGLSINDMDVIELNEAFASQALGVLRQLGLADDAAHVNPNGGAIALGHPLGMSGARLVLAASNELHRRNGRYALCTMCIGVGQGIALILERV, via the coding sequence ATGCGTGATGCATTTATCTGTGATGGTGTTCGTACCCCGGTGGGGCGTTATGGCGGCGCATTGTCGGGCGTGCGCGCCGACGATCTGGCAGCCGTCCCGCTGCGCGCGTTGCTGGCGCGCTATCCGCAACTGGATGCAGAGCGTATTGACGATGTGATCTTCGGCTGTGCCAACCAGGCCGGGGAAGATAACCGCAACGTGGCGCGCATGGCGGCGCTGCTGGCCGGGTTCCCGCAGACGGTGTCCGGCACGACGATCAACCGTTTGTGCGGATCTGGACTTGATGCCGTCGGTTTTGCGGCGCGAGCGATTAAAGCGGGCGATGCGGATCTGCTGATCGCCGGTGGCGTGGAGTCCATGTCCCGCGCGCCGTTCGTGATGGGCAAAGCGACCACACCGTTCCAGCGCCAGGCGGAGATGTTTGATACCACCATCGGCTGGCGTTTTGTGAATCCGCTCATGCATCAGCAATACGGAACTGACAGCATGCCCGAAACGGCAGAGAATGTAGCTGAATTGTTAAATATCAGCCGTGCCGATCAGGATGCCTTCGCGCTGCGCAGCCAGCAGCGGACGGCGATAGCCCAGCAGAACGGGGTCCTGGCGCAGGAGATCGTGCCGGTGAGCGTGGTGGGCAAGAAGGGCGCTATCACCGAAGTGCTGATTGACGAACATCCGCGCGCCGACACCACCCTTGAACAGCTCTCCGCCCTGAAAACGCCGTTCCGTAAAAACGGCGTGGTGACGGCGGGGAACGCTTCCGGCGTCAACGACGGCGCGGCGGCGCTGATTATCGCCAGCCGTGAGATGGCCGAGCAGCAGGGGTTAACCCCACGGGCGCGCATCGTGGCGATGGCAAGCGCGGGCGTCGAGCCACGACTGATGGGTTTGGGCCCGGTTCCGGCAACACGCAAAGTGCTGGAGCGCGCGGGTCTGAGCATTAACGATATGGACGTGATTGAGCTGAATGAAGCTTTCGCGTCACAGGCACTGGGCGTGCTGCGCCAGCTCGGGTTAGCGGATGACGCCGCGCATGTGAACCCGAACGGCGGCGCGATCGCCCTGGGCCATCCGCTGGGGATGAGCGGGGCACGACTGGTGCTGGCGGCCAGCAATGAATTGCATCGACGCAACGGGCGCTACGCGCTTTGTACGATGTGCATCGGTGTGGGCCAGGGCATTGCCCTGATCCTGGAGCGTGTTTGA
- the paaK gene encoding phenylacetate--CoA ligase PaaK, with product MTTTTTTQLDAIETASVDELQALQTERLKWTLEHAYNNVPMYKRKFDAAGVHPDDFKELSDLNKFPCTTKQDLRDNYPFDTFAVPMEQVVRIHASSGTTGKPTVVGYTQNDIDNWANIVARSLRAAGGTRKDKIHVAYGYGLFTGGLGAHYGAERLGATVIPMSGGQTEKQAQLIRDFQPDMIMVTPSYCLNLIEELERQMGGDASQCSLRVGVFGAEPWTLAMRHEIERRLGITALDIYGLSEVMGPGVAMECIETADGPTIWEDHFYPEIVNPNDGTPLADGQQGELLFTTLTKEALPVIRYRTRDLTRLLPGTARTMRRMDRISGRSDDMLIIRGVNVFPSQLEEEIVKFEHLSPHYQLEVNRRGHLDSLSVKVELKESSLVLSHEQRCQVCHQLRHRIKSMVGISTDVTIVNCGSIPRSEGKACRVFDLRKVAANG from the coding sequence ATGACAACGACAACAACAACACAACTTGATGCGATTGAAACTGCCTCCGTCGACGAATTACAGGCGCTGCAAACCGAACGCCTGAAGTGGACGCTAGAGCACGCTTACAACAATGTGCCGATGTATAAGCGTAAGTTCGACGCGGCGGGCGTACATCCTGACGATTTTAAAGAGCTGTCCGATCTCAACAAATTCCCCTGCACGACCAAGCAGGATCTGCGGGATAACTACCCGTTCGACACCTTCGCGGTGCCGATGGAGCAGGTGGTGCGCATCCATGCGTCCTCCGGAACCACCGGTAAACCGACGGTAGTCGGCTACACGCAAAACGATATCGACAACTGGGCCAACATCGTGGCCCGTTCCCTGCGCGCCGCCGGTGGCACGCGCAAGGATAAAATTCACGTCGCTTATGGTTACGGACTCTTTACCGGCGGGCTGGGCGCGCACTACGGTGCCGAGCGTTTAGGTGCGACGGTGATCCCGATGTCCGGCGGCCAGACCGAGAAACAGGCGCAGCTGATCCGCGATTTCCAGCCCGATATGATCATGGTGACGCCGTCCTACTGCCTGAACCTGATTGAAGAGCTGGAGCGCCAGATGGGCGGCGACGCCAGCCAGTGCTCCCTGCGCGTCGGCGTGTTTGGCGCGGAGCCCTGGACGCTGGCGATGCGCCACGAGATCGAGCGTCGCCTCGGGATCACCGCCCTGGACATCTACGGCCTGTCAGAGGTGATGGGGCCGGGCGTGGCGATGGAGTGCATCGAAACCGCCGACGGCCCGACCATCTGGGAAGACCACTTCTACCCGGAGATCGTCAACCCGAACGACGGCACACCGCTGGCCGACGGCCAGCAGGGCGAACTGCTGTTCACCACGCTCACCAAAGAGGCGCTGCCGGTGATCCGCTATCGCACCCGCGATCTGACGCGTCTCCTGCCGGGGACTGCGCGCACCATGCGCCGTATGGACAGGATCAGCGGGCGCAGCGATGACATGCTGATCATTCGCGGCGTGAACGTCTTCCCGTCACAGCTGGAAGAGGAGATCGTCAAATTTGAACATCTGTCGCCGCACTACCAGCTGGAGGTGAACCGTCGCGGACATCTTGATTCACTTTCGGTGAAAGTGGAGCTGAAAGAGAGCAGCCTGGTGCTCAGCCACGAGCAGCGCTGCCAGGTGTGTCATCAGCTGCGTCATCGCATTAAGTCGATGGTCGGGATCTCGACCGACGTGACGATCGTCAACTGCGGCAGCATTCCGCGCTCCGAAGGCAAGGCGTGCCGGGTGTTTGATTTGAGGAAGGTGGCGGCGAACGGTTGA
- the paaX gene encoding phenylacetic acid degradation operon negative regulatory protein PaaX, protein MNQMSKLDTFIQHAVSSVPISGTSLISSLYGDSLSHRGGEIWLGSLAALLEGMGFGERFVRTALFRLNKEGWLDVSRIGRRSFYRLSDKGLRLTRRAENKIYRAELPAWDGKWLLLLSEGLDKTTLADVKKQLIWQGFGTLASSLMASPSQKMADVQSLLHEAGVAENVICFEAHSPLALSRAALRSRVEECWQLTEQNVMYETFIDSFRPLLPLLKEAGADELTPERCFQIQLLLIHFYRRVVLKDPLLPEELLPAHWAGQTARQLCINIYQRVAPGALAFVSEKGETSVGELPVPGTLYFQRFGGLNIA, encoded by the coding sequence ATGAATCAGATGAGTAAACTCGATACTTTTATTCAGCACGCCGTTAGCTCTGTGCCGATCAGCGGAACCTCGCTGATTTCATCCCTGTATGGCGATTCGCTCTCCCATCGCGGCGGTGAAATCTGGCTCGGGAGCCTGGCGGCGCTGCTCGAAGGGATGGGATTTGGCGAGCGTTTTGTGCGTACCGCGCTGTTCCGCCTCAACAAAGAGGGGTGGCTGGATGTCTCCCGCATCGGCAGGCGCAGCTTCTACCGCCTGAGCGACAAAGGTTTGCGTCTGACCCGTCGCGCAGAGAACAAAATTTACCGCGCAGAGTTACCGGCGTGGGACGGAAAATGGCTGTTATTGCTCTCGGAAGGGCTGGATAAAACCACGCTCGCGGATGTGAAAAAACAGCTGATCTGGCAGGGGTTCGGGACGCTTGCTTCCAGCCTGATGGCCTCGCCGTCGCAGAAAATGGCCGATGTGCAGTCCCTGCTGCATGAGGCGGGCGTGGCGGAGAACGTGATCTGCTTCGAAGCCCACTCCCCGCTGGCGCTGTCGCGCGCGGCGCTGCGCTCCCGCGTGGAGGAGTGCTGGCAGCTGACCGAGCAGAACGTGATGTATGAAACCTTTATCGACTCGTTCCGGCCCTTGCTGCCGCTGCTGAAAGAGGCGGGCGCGGATGAACTCACGCCGGAGCGCTGTTTCCAGATACAGCTGTTGCTGATCCATTTTTATCGCCGCGTGGTGCTGAAAGATCCGCTGTTGCCGGAGGAGCTCCTCCCCGCGCACTGGGCCGGACAAACCGCTCGCCAGCTGTGCATCAATATCTATCAGCGCGTGGCACCGGGCGCCCTGGCGTTTGTCAGCGAAAAAGGCGAAACCTCGGTCGGCGAACTGCCGGTGCCGGGGACGCTCTATTTCCAGCGCTTCGGCGGCCTGAATATCGCATAA
- the paaY gene encoding phenylacetic acid degradation protein PaaY: protein MPVYQIDGLTPVVPDESYVHPTAVLIGDVILGKGVFVGPNASLRGDFGRIVVKDGANIQDNCVMHGFPEQDTVVEEHGHIGHSAILHGCVIRKNALVGMNAVVMDGAVIGENSIVGAAAFVKAKAEMPANYLIIGSPAKAIRQLSDQELEWKKQGTREYQVLVERCKMTMHQVEPLREVEPGRTRLVFDENLRPKSSQTK, encoded by the coding sequence ATGCCTGTATATCAAATAGATGGACTGACCCCAGTCGTGCCCGATGAGAGCTATGTCCATCCTACGGCCGTGCTGATTGGCGATGTCATTTTAGGGAAAGGCGTGTTCGTCGGGCCGAATGCCAGCCTGCGTGGCGACTTTGGCCGAATCGTGGTGAAAGACGGGGCGAACATTCAGGATAACTGCGTGATGCACGGCTTTCCTGAGCAGGATACGGTGGTGGAAGAGCACGGCCATATCGGTCACAGCGCCATTTTGCACGGCTGCGTGATCCGTAAAAACGCCCTGGTCGGGATGAATGCGGTGGTGATGGACGGGGCGGTGATCGGCGAAAACAGCATCGTCGGCGCGGCGGCGTTTGTGAAAGCCAAAGCAGAAATGCCAGCGAATTATCTGATTATCGGCAGCCCGGCAAAAGCCATTCGTCAGTTGAGCGATCAGGAACTCGAGTGGAAAAAGCAGGGGACGCGTGAATATCAGGTGCTGGTCGAACGCTGCAAAATGACGATGCATCAGGTCGAGCCGCTGCGGGAAGTGGAGCCGGGCAGAACGCGTCTGGTGTTTGACGAGAATTTGCGACCGAAATCGTCGCAGACAAAATAA
- a CDS encoding cold shock domain-containing protein → MSAKIIGLVKWFNEDKGFGFISPVDGSKDVFVHFSALQGDNFKTLFEGQKVEFVIEAGAKGPAAANVILRD, encoded by the coding sequence ATGTCTGCAAAAATTATTGGTTTAGTGAAGTGGTTTAACGAAGATAAAGGCTTTGGCTTTATTTCTCCGGTAGATGGCAGCAAAGATGTTTTTGTGCATTTCTCTGCATTGCAGGGCGATAATTTCAAAACCTTGTTTGAAGGCCAGAAAGTGGAATTCGTGATTGAAGCGGGCGCAAAAGGCCCGGCTGCTGCCAACGTGATTCTGCGCGACTAA
- a CDS encoding YnfU family zinc-binding protein has protein sequence MPMSDRKDGKARRNFLIKCPCPNCSKDSEHSYTRVQKGSLLVCPYCSTMFKSNQKV, from the coding sequence ATGCCTATGTCCGATCGCAAAGATGGAAAAGCCCGCCGTAACTTTCTGATTAAATGCCCTTGCCCAAACTGCTCTAAAGACTCTGAACACAGCTATACGCGCGTTCAAAAAGGGTCACTGCTGGTTTGTCCTTACTGCAGCACGATGTTCAAATCCAACCAAAAAGTCTGA